From the Lysobacter sp. FW306-1B-D06B genome, one window contains:
- a CDS encoding GNAT family N-acetyltransferase, whose translation MSAIIEPAREADHPRVLALNLEAVEMTSPMDAARLRQLDARSAYHRVVREDGEVVAFLLAFREGADYDSPNYLWFAQRYPRFLYIDRVVVAASHQGRGLGAMLYRDLFDFARAAGVDTVSCEFNTVPPNEPSRRFHAGFGFGEVGSQWLDDGHKQVSLQVASA comes from the coding sequence ATGAGCGCGATCATCGAACCCGCGCGCGAGGCCGACCATCCACGCGTGCTGGCACTGAACCTCGAAGCGGTGGAAATGACCAGCCCGATGGACGCTGCGCGCCTGCGCCAGCTCGATGCGCGCTCGGCATACCACCGCGTCGTGCGCGAGGACGGCGAGGTGGTGGCATTCCTGCTCGCCTTCCGCGAAGGCGCGGACTACGACAGCCCGAACTACCTGTGGTTCGCGCAGCGCTATCCGCGCTTCCTCTACATCGATCGCGTGGTCGTGGCGGCGTCGCACCAGGGCCGCGGGCTGGGCGCGATGCTGTACCGCGACCTGTTCGATTTCGCACGCGCCGCGGGCGTCGACACGGTGTCGTGCGAGTTCAACACCGTGCCGCCGAACGAGCCATCGCGCCGGTTCCATGCGGGCTTCGGCTTCGGCGAAGTCGGTTCGCAATGGCTGGATGACGGGCACAAGCAGGTGTCGTTGCAGGTGGCATCGGCCTGA
- a CDS encoding UvrD-helicase domain-containing protein, with product MHGLNPPQRAAVLHTDGPLLVLAGAGSGKTRVIVEKIAHLIASGRMPAKRIAAITFTNKSAKEMKERVAKRIKGDAAEGLTVCTFHALGLKFLQIDHAKAGLRRGFSVFDSDDSNAQIKDLMPTGSKPDAIDDMRNLISRAKNAGLSPEEALAVSKSPREMEAALMYQRYQARLSTFNAVDFDDLIRLPVQMLEGDETLRLAWRERIGYLLVDECQDTNDAQYRLLMALAGEKGLFTCVGDDDQSIYAWRGANPENLLQLGKDYPNLQIIKLEQNYRCSNRVLRSANALIAHNPHEHPKTLWSDQADGERIRVWECKDAAHEAEKVAAEIHFLAAAKTAPWSDFCILFRGNHQSRALEKALQLLRVPYHLSGGTAFLERGEVKDALSWLRLIANPDDDAAFLRAVQSPKREVGATTLAKLAELAQHAHMPMSRAAEQIGVLKQLAPRAANALDGFVNIVRHLRGEAFKISPADLVRSLAEKSGLLASIRAQCKDEASFQRRKENLEELSDWFDGGKGSGPGELAAQLALLSHADKGEAGNQVRLMSLHAAKGLEFRYVFIVGMEDGTLPHEMALEEGSLEEERRLLYVGITRAKEQLWLSHSREASKWGDKLRLKPSRFFDELPAAEIQRDGADPVADAARKQERAAAGFAAIKALLGEG from the coding sequence ATGCACGGTCTGAACCCCCCTCAACGCGCTGCCGTCCTGCATACCGACGGCCCCCTCCTCGTGCTCGCCGGTGCGGGCAGCGGCAAGACGCGCGTGATCGTGGAGAAGATCGCGCACCTCATCGCCTCCGGCCGCATGCCGGCCAAGCGCATCGCCGCCATCACCTTCACCAACAAGTCGGCGAAGGAAATGAAGGAGCGCGTGGCCAAGCGCATCAAGGGCGACGCGGCCGAAGGCCTGACCGTGTGCACCTTCCACGCGCTGGGGCTGAAGTTCCTGCAGATCGACCATGCGAAGGCGGGGCTGCGCCGCGGGTTCTCGGTGTTCGACAGCGACGACTCCAACGCGCAGATCAAGGACCTGATGCCAACGGGCAGCAAGCCCGACGCGATCGACGACATGCGCAATCTCATCTCGCGCGCGAAGAACGCGGGCCTGTCGCCGGAAGAGGCGCTGGCCGTGTCCAAGAGCCCGCGCGAGATGGAAGCGGCGCTGATGTACCAGCGCTACCAGGCGCGGCTTTCGACGTTCAATGCGGTGGATTTCGACGACCTGATCCGCCTGCCCGTGCAGATGCTGGAAGGCGACGAAACCCTGCGCCTGGCCTGGCGCGAACGCATCGGCTACCTGCTGGTGGACGAGTGCCAGGACACCAACGACGCGCAGTACCGCCTGCTGATGGCGCTGGCCGGCGAGAAGGGCCTGTTCACCTGCGTGGGCGACGACGACCAGTCGATCTACGCCTGGCGCGGCGCCAATCCGGAGAACCTGCTGCAGCTGGGCAAGGACTATCCGAACCTTCAGATCATCAAGCTGGAGCAGAACTACCGCTGCTCCAACCGCGTGCTGCGCAGCGCCAACGCGCTGATCGCGCACAACCCGCACGAGCATCCCAAGACGCTGTGGAGCGACCAGGCCGACGGCGAGCGCATCCGCGTGTGGGAGTGCAAGGACGCCGCGCACGAAGCGGAGAAGGTCGCCGCGGAAATCCACTTCCTCGCCGCCGCCAAGACCGCGCCGTGGAGCGATTTCTGCATCCTGTTCCGCGGCAACCACCAGAGCCGTGCGCTGGAGAAGGCGCTGCAGCTGCTGCGCGTGCCCTACCACCTCAGCGGCGGCACCGCGTTCCTGGAGCGCGGCGAAGTGAAGGACGCGCTGTCGTGGTTGCGCCTGATCGCCAATCCCGACGACGACGCGGCCTTCCTGCGCGCCGTGCAGTCGCCCAAGCGCGAAGTCGGCGCGACCACGCTGGCGAAACTCGCCGAACTGGCGCAGCACGCGCACATGCCGATGTCGCGCGCCGCCGAGCAGATCGGCGTGCTCAAGCAGCTGGCGCCGCGCGCGGCGAATGCGCTGGACGGCTTCGTCAACATCGTGCGCCACCTGCGTGGCGAAGCGTTCAAGATCAGCCCGGCCGATCTGGTGCGCTCGCTGGCGGAGAAGAGCGGCCTGCTCGCGTCGATCCGCGCGCAGTGCAAGGACGAGGCGAGTTTCCAGCGCCGCAAGGAAAACCTGGAGGAATTGTCCGACTGGTTCGACGGCGGCAAGGGTTCGGGCCCGGGCGAACTGGCCGCGCAGCTCGCGCTGCTCTCGCACGCCGACAAGGGCGAGGCCGGCAACCAGGTGCGGCTGATGTCGCTGCACGCGGCCAAGGGCCTGGAGTTCCGCTACGTCTTCATCGTCGGCATGGAAGACGGCACGCTGCCGCACGAAATGGCACTGGAGGAAGGCTCGCTCGAAGAAGAGCGGCGCCTGCTCTACGTCGGCATCACGCGCGCGAAGGAGCAGCTGTGGCTGTCGCATTCGCGCGAGGCGTCGAAGTGGGGCGACAAGCTGCGCCTCAAGCCGAGTCGCTTCTTCGACGAACTGCCCGCCGCGGAAATCCAGCGCGACGGCGCCGATCCTGTGGCTGATGCGGCGCGCAAGCAGGAACGCGCGGCGGCGGGGTTCGCGGCGATCAAGGCATTGTTGGGAGAGGGGTGA
- a CDS encoding 5'-nucleotidase, lipoprotein e(P4) family, which yields MMQPRVLSLSLLACTLALTACDRTHTPASQTGAPAAPSSTAAAKPAVTADDNLNAVLWMQASAEYPAATTTVYRAAADKLGTALKEKHWDALVPDERGNPATGLPPAVVMDVDETVLDNSPYQARLVRDGKEYDEVTWDAWVAEKKAKAVPGVVEFAKAAAAKGVTILYLSNRAVHLKDATIANLKAVGMPVKDDSVFLGLGTVVPDCEQNGSEKNCRRRLAGQQYRVLMQFGDQLGDFVQITANTREGRAQLLDEYGDWFGERWFMLPNPTYGSWEPAVFNNDWAQPREARREAKRAALNVAP from the coding sequence ATGATGCAGCCACGCGTCCTTTCGCTTTCCCTTCTCGCCTGCACGCTCGCCCTGACCGCGTGCGACCGCACGCACACGCCTGCGTCGCAGACCGGCGCCCCGGCCGCGCCATCGTCCACCGCCGCCGCCAAGCCGGCCGTCACTGCCGACGACAACCTCAACGCCGTGCTGTGGATGCAGGCCAGTGCCGAGTACCCGGCGGCGACGACCACCGTTTACCGCGCCGCCGCCGACAAGCTGGGCACCGCGCTGAAGGAAAAGCACTGGGACGCGCTGGTTCCCGACGAGCGCGGCAATCCCGCGACCGGCCTGCCGCCTGCGGTGGTGATGGACGTGGACGAGACCGTGCTCGACAACTCGCCCTACCAGGCGCGCCTGGTGCGCGACGGCAAGGAATACGACGAAGTGACCTGGGACGCCTGGGTCGCCGAGAAGAAGGCGAAGGCCGTGCCGGGCGTGGTGGAGTTCGCCAAGGCCGCCGCCGCGAAGGGCGTGACGATCCTCTACCTGTCCAACCGCGCCGTGCACCTGAAGGACGCGACCATCGCCAACCTCAAGGCCGTCGGCATGCCGGTGAAGGACGACAGCGTGTTCCTCGGCCTGGGCACGGTGGTGCCGGACTGCGAGCAGAACGGCAGCGAGAAGAACTGCCGACGCCGCCTCGCCGGCCAGCAGTACCGCGTGCTGATGCAGTTCGGCGACCAGCTGGGCGACTTCGTGCAGATCACCGCCAACACGCGCGAAGGCCGCGCGCAGCTGCTGGACGAGTACGGCGACTGGTTCGGCGAACGTTGGTTCATGCTGCCCAACCCGACCTACGGCAGCTGGGAGCCGGCGGTGTTCAACAACGACTGGGCCCAGCCGCGCGAGGCGCGTCGCGAGGCCAAGCGTGCGGCGCTGAATGTCGCCCCCTGA
- a CDS encoding molecular chaperone has translation MNLWNRTVGAALLAFCAVLPVAHANVLIGGTRVVLPAKDGEVTVRLTNANEHPALVQAWIDRGDPKATPDTVDTPFLITPPMFRMEAGRDQSLRILYTREPLPSDRESLFWLNVLEIPPKPADGELAKANYLQLALRSRLKLFFRPQGLTGDPNKAPEQLTFRAAAGELIVRNPTPYHITVSELAVTDGGKSFDAEAGMVAPFGELRLRVPTLAKTAPAGAAVRYTTINDYGAASAFTASVTP, from the coding sequence ATGAACCTTTGGAACCGCACCGTCGGTGCGGCACTGCTCGCGTTTTGTGCCGTGCTTCCTGTCGCCCATGCCAACGTGCTGATCGGTGGAACCCGCGTGGTCCTGCCGGCCAAGGACGGTGAGGTCACCGTGCGCCTGACCAACGCCAACGAACACCCTGCCCTGGTGCAGGCGTGGATCGATCGCGGCGACCCGAAGGCCACGCCGGACACCGTCGACACTCCTTTCCTGATCACGCCGCCCATGTTCCGCATGGAAGCCGGGCGCGATCAGAGCCTGCGCATCCTCTACACCCGTGAGCCGCTGCCGAGCGACCGCGAGTCGCTGTTCTGGCTCAACGTGCTGGAAATCCCGCCCAAGCCGGCCGATGGCGAACTGGCCAAGGCCAACTACCTGCAGCTGGCGCTGCGTTCGCGCCTGAAGCTGTTCTTCCGCCCGCAGGGCCTGACCGGCGATCCGAACAAGGCGCCCGAGCAGCTCACGTTCCGCGCCGCTGCCGGCGAGCTGATCGTTCGCAATCCGACGCCGTACCACATCACCGTGAGCGAGCTGGCCGTCACCGACGGCGGCAAGTCGTTCGACGCCGAGGCCGGCATGGTCGCGCCGTTCGGCGAACTGCGCCTGCGCGTGCCGACGCTCGCCAAGACCGCCCCGGCCGGCGCGGCCGTGCGCTACACCACGATCAACGACTACGGCGCCGCGTCCGCCTTCACCGCGAGCGTGACGCCCTGA
- a CDS encoding fimbrial protein — translation MKLPARSDSAPRTAQQVRAVMRLLAMLAMLAGLSALPWSAKAGPATSDCTAAAQNFTLGAVTVEPNAPVGALLGTPASITMVFSCTNIPVLDTTKGHGLYIQAGDLAGLDATDTEANGIVFDTNLNGIGLKITGTPFQAKSEPCVRCGPNSTRGFEIGPIDRASNGTGSISNTFTAQLIKTGTITPGTVSQISRLMRFYWYEYGVTSSVGTIGNLRLNGGTTVTVPTCLVNSDSALLAVPLPTVSSASLTGAVGTVAGRTRFNINMRCQVGSRVRITMDSARQGTGTGVVMPTTSGTGPWAANVGVQILNGTFGAVAFDSAVLVGTTPAAGTWSVPYYAQYYRYSTATVTAGKVAATVTYTLSYD, via the coding sequence ATGAAACTGCCCGCTCGCTCCGATTCCGCGCCGCGCACCGCACAGCAGGTGCGCGCGGTGATGCGGCTGCTGGCGATGCTGGCGATGCTCGCCGGACTGAGCGCCTTGCCGTGGAGCGCGAAGGCCGGCCCGGCCACGTCCGACTGCACCGCGGCGGCGCAGAACTTCACGCTGGGCGCCGTGACGGTGGAGCCCAACGCGCCCGTCGGCGCGCTGCTGGGAACGCCTGCGTCCATCACGATGGTCTTCAGCTGCACCAACATTCCGGTGCTCGACACCACCAAGGGCCATGGTCTCTATATCCAGGCCGGCGACCTCGCCGGGCTGGATGCGACCGACACCGAGGCGAACGGCATCGTCTTCGACACCAACCTCAACGGCATCGGCCTGAAGATCACCGGCACGCCGTTCCAGGCGAAGTCCGAGCCCTGCGTGCGCTGCGGCCCGAACTCCACCCGCGGCTTCGAGATCGGTCCGATCGACCGCGCCAGCAACGGCACCGGCAGCATCAGCAACACCTTCACCGCGCAACTGATCAAGACCGGCACCATCACGCCGGGCACCGTCTCGCAGATCAGCCGCCTGATGCGCTTTTACTGGTACGAGTACGGCGTGACTTCGAGTGTCGGCACGATCGGCAACCTGCGCCTCAACGGCGGCACGACGGTCACCGTGCCGACGTGCCTGGTGAACTCGGATTCGGCGCTGCTGGCCGTGCCCTTGCCGACCGTCTCGTCCGCCTCGCTGACCGGTGCGGTGGGAACCGTGGCCGGCCGTACACGCTTCAACATCAACATGCGCTGCCAGGTCGGCTCGCGCGTGCGCATCACGATGGACAGCGCCCGCCAGGGAACCGGCACCGGCGTGGTGATGCCCACGACCTCCGGCACCGGTCCGTGGGCCGCCAATGTCGGCGTGCAGATCCTCAACGGGACGTTCGGTGCCGTGGCGTTCGATTCGGCGGTTCTGGTCGGCACCACGCCGGCAGCCGGTACGTGGTCGGTGCCGTACTACGCGCAGTACTACCGTTACAGCACCGCCACCGTAACGGCCGGCAAGGTGGCGGCCACCGTGACCTACACGCTCAGTTACGACTGA
- a CDS encoding fimbrial protein: protein MKKLLLVAAALGLAPMSAMAVDGTISITGEVKASTCLINTPAGGNIAVVLPQVSTTALPALGATAGNKLFTISLTGCGSLTKATTYFEQGANIDTTTGYLKNTITSGGAGNVLVRLVNDDLTTEIKLNQGAGAQASKTFDIAAGKATLNYYAQYYATAQATPGQVSTSVQYTMQYQ, encoded by the coding sequence ATGAAGAAGCTCCTCCTCGTTGCGGCCGCCCTTGGCCTGGCCCCGATGTCCGCCATGGCCGTCGACGGCACCATCAGCATCACCGGTGAGGTCAAGGCCTCGACCTGTCTGATCAACACCCCGGCTGGCGGCAACATCGCCGTCGTGCTGCCGCAGGTGTCCACCACCGCGCTTCCGGCGCTGGGCGCCACCGCCGGCAACAAGCTGTTCACCATCTCCCTGACCGGTTGCGGTTCGCTGACCAAGGCGACCACGTACTTCGAGCAGGGCGCCAACATCGACACCACCACCGGCTACCTGAAGAACACGATCACCTCGGGCGGTGCGGGCAACGTGCTGGTGCGTCTGGTCAACGATGACCTGACCACCGAGATCAAGCTCAACCAGGGCGCGGGCGCGCAGGCGTCGAAGACCTTCGACATCGCCGCCGGCAAGGCCACGCTGAACTACTACGCGCAGTACTACGCCACCGCCCAGGCCACCCCGGGTCAGGTGAGCACCTCCGTGCAGTACACGATGCAGTACCAGTAA
- a CDS encoding outer membrane beta-barrel protein: protein MSKYGCMALLAIACSITVPAAQAEGSFFIAGQAGQATYDNSGLSEDKADTSALSLGYRWQAGSITQIGLEAGGGKVGEISDSYSFDDGFLSEEGRIGFDVRYAHVGANARFNFGTNSRWFAVGRAGYMGYKQDIKASYSWAFNDPFLSGLNGTETASESEDGGGAYFGAGIGVDVTPNFNINLMYNGYAYSALDEDGELEDDSSTASTTTLGLELRF, encoded by the coding sequence ATGTCCAAGTATGGATGCATGGCGCTGCTCGCCATCGCGTGCAGCATCACCGTGCCTGCGGCGCAAGCCGAGGGTAGTTTCTTTATCGCCGGCCAGGCCGGTCAGGCGACGTACGACAACAGCGGCCTGTCCGAAGACAAGGCCGACACCAGCGCGCTCAGCCTGGGCTATCGCTGGCAGGCGGGTTCGATCACGCAGATCGGCCTGGAAGCGGGTGGCGGCAAGGTCGGCGAAATCAGCGACAGCTATTCCTTCGACGACGGCTTCCTGTCGGAAGAAGGGCGGATCGGCTTCGATGTCCGTTACGCGCACGTCGGCGCCAACGCGCGCTTCAATTTCGGCACGAACAGCCGCTGGTTCGCCGTCGGCCGCGCCGGTTACATGGGCTACAAGCAGGACATCAAGGCCAGCTACAGCTGGGCGTTCAACGACCCGTTCCTCAGTGGCCTCAACGGCACCGAGACCGCATCGGAAAGCGAAGACGGCGGCGGCGCCTATTTCGGTGCCGGCATCGGCGTGGACGTCACGCCGAACTTCAACATCAACCTGATGTACAACGGTTACGCCTACTCCGCGCTGGACGAGGATGGCGAGCTGGAAGACGACTCCAGCACCGCGAGCACGACCACGCTCGGCCTGGAACTGCGCTTCTGA
- a CDS encoding fimbria/pilus outer membrane usher protein, with amino-acid sequence MRESGRHSPAAMHVPGRAALGAAIAFALFAWGPALAAPAAPGDAQFDMSLLAGGAQAPVDLTRFERGTVITPGTYRLDLYLDGEWSGASEVRFASPTPDTNAVPCFTPELFDRLGLPRAKLTEEARARLAQADGCVAMSDLIPGATAVYDQTELRLDVTVPQAWKGYRARGYVSPELWDKGVTAGLLNYNLNAYRTESGGQSMTAGYLGVNLGFNLGAWRFRHDGNLTWQSGSDVASDHAWQSIATYARRDIPTWGAQVTLGDSYTSGELFDSVGVRGVQLATDDRMLPDSLRGYAPTVRGVAETSARVSIRQNGALIYETTVTPGPFAIDDLYATGYGGDLRVTVTEADGHVREFTVPFATVPQQLRPGRYRYAISAGRVHDQGLGDDPALVQATLQRGLSNTVTGYGGLLGSDGYFAALGGVSLNTRLGAIAFDVTAARTDVAGTEGKTGQSLRATYSKMLPNTGTTFSLASYRYSTSGYYSLRDALIARDYADGRSFVTDLASLDPATNLPVALTPEQRDALQGGRAVDVLANQYGLDRQRNRFDVNLNQRLGQNGGVMYATASARDFWNRSGSDVQFQLGYSNNFRSLNYSVSANRVRDLDGRYGNQFNLSISVPLGSSPSAPSVAASATRDDDGRTQAQVTVAGQAGRDGQITYAATAAHADDAGAYGSLNAGYRTPFAAFSAGYGQGDGYSQASFGVQGTVVAHPGGVTLGQPGGDTLAIVHAPNATGARVLNAPGVRINRFGYALVPFLMPYNFNNLELDPKGLSLDVQLKATNARVAPYAGSVAMVRFETEYGRSALVRARMDDGRAVPFGADVADAAGRTLGVVGQGGRLLVRGVDEQGTMTLSWAEDGVTRRCRVSYRMPAPVEGAANDLPTLDVRCTPEAPSAVAAQ; translated from the coding sequence ATGCGCGAAAGCGGCCGCCATTCGCCGGCTGCTATGCACGTACCGGGCCGCGCCGCGCTCGGTGCGGCCATTGCGTTCGCCCTTTTCGCGTGGGGGCCGGCACTGGCCGCGCCCGCCGCGCCGGGCGATGCGCAGTTCGACATGAGCCTGCTCGCCGGTGGCGCGCAGGCCCCCGTGGACCTCACGCGCTTCGAGCGCGGCACCGTCATCACGCCGGGCACGTACCGCCTCGACCTGTACCTGGACGGCGAGTGGTCCGGGGCGAGCGAGGTGCGCTTCGCCTCGCCGACGCCCGACACCAACGCCGTGCCGTGCTTTACGCCGGAGCTGTTCGACCGGCTCGGCCTGCCCCGGGCCAAGCTCACCGAGGAAGCCCGCGCGCGACTGGCGCAGGCCGACGGCTGCGTCGCCATGTCCGACCTCATCCCCGGCGCCACCGCCGTCTACGACCAGACCGAGCTGCGCCTGGACGTGACGGTGCCGCAGGCGTGGAAGGGCTACCGCGCGCGCGGCTACGTCAGCCCCGAGCTGTGGGACAAGGGCGTGACCGCGGGGCTGCTCAACTACAACCTCAACGCGTATCGCACCGAGAGTGGCGGCCAGAGCATGACCGCCGGCTACCTGGGCGTGAACCTGGGCTTCAACCTCGGTGCCTGGCGCTTCCGCCACGACGGCAACCTGACCTGGCAGTCGGGCAGTGACGTGGCGTCCGATCACGCCTGGCAGTCGATCGCCACCTACGCCCGGCGCGACATCCCGACCTGGGGCGCGCAGGTCACCCTCGGCGACAGCTACACCAGCGGCGAGCTGTTCGACAGCGTCGGCGTGCGTGGCGTCCAGTTGGCGACCGACGACCGCATGCTGCCCGACTCGCTGCGCGGCTATGCGCCGACCGTGCGCGGCGTCGCCGAGACCAGCGCGCGCGTGTCGATCCGCCAGAACGGCGCGCTGATCTACGAAACCACGGTGACGCCGGGTCCGTTCGCGATCGACGATCTCTACGCCACCGGTTACGGCGGCGACCTGCGGGTCACCGTGACCGAGGCCGACGGCCACGTGCGCGAGTTCACCGTGCCGTTCGCGACGGTGCCGCAGCAGCTTCGCCCGGGGCGCTACCGCTACGCGATCTCCGCCGGTCGCGTGCACGACCAGGGCCTGGGCGACGATCCGGCACTGGTCCAGGCCACCCTGCAGCGCGGCCTCAGCAACACGGTCACCGGTTACGGCGGCCTGCTCGGCAGCGACGGCTACTTCGCCGCGCTGGGCGGCGTGTCGCTCAACACGCGCTTGGGCGCGATCGCCTTCGACGTCACCGCCGCGCGCACCGACGTGGCCGGCACCGAAGGCAAGACCGGCCAGAGCCTGCGCGCGACGTACAGCAAGATGCTGCCGAACACCGGCACGACCTTCAGCCTGGCCTCGTACCGCTATTCCACCAGCGGCTACTACAGCCTGCGCGATGCGCTGATCGCGCGCGACTACGCCGACGGCCGCTCGTTCGTGACCGACCTTGCATCGCTGGATCCGGCGACCAACCTTCCCGTCGCGCTCACGCCGGAACAGCGCGATGCACTGCAGGGCGGCCGTGCCGTCGACGTGCTGGCCAACCAGTACGGCCTGGATCGCCAGCGCAACCGCTTCGACGTGAACCTCAACCAGCGCCTGGGACAGAACGGCGGCGTGATGTACGCCACGGCGTCGGCGCGCGACTTCTGGAATCGCAGCGGCAGCGACGTGCAGTTCCAGCTGGGTTACAGCAACAACTTCCGTTCGCTGAACTACAGCGTGTCCGCCAACCGCGTGCGCGACCTCGACGGCCGCTACGGCAACCAGTTCAACCTGAGCATCAGCGTGCCGCTGGGAAGCAGCCCCAGCGCGCCGAGCGTGGCCGCCAGCGCGACCCGCGACGACGACGGCCGCACCCAGGCGCAGGTCACCGTGGCCGGGCAGGCCGGGCGCGACGGCCAGATCACGTACGCCGCCACCGCCGCACATGCCGACGATGCCGGCGCCTACGGCAGCCTCAACGCCGGCTACCGCACGCCGTTCGCGGCCTTCAGCGCGGGCTACGGCCAGGGCGATGGTTACTCGCAGGCATCCTTCGGCGTGCAGGGCACGGTGGTCGCGCATCCGGGCGGCGTCACCCTGGGGCAGCCGGGCGGCGACACGCTCGCCATCGTCCATGCGCCCAACGCCACCGGCGCGCGCGTGCTCAACGCGCCGGGCGTGCGCATCAACCGTTTTGGTTATGCGCTGGTGCCGTTCCTGATGCCCTACAACTTCAACAACCTCGAGCTCGATCCCAAGGGCCTGTCCCTGGACGTGCAGCTCAAGGCGACCAACGCGCGTGTCGCGCCTTACGCCGGCTCGGTGGCGATGGTCCGCTTCGAAACCGAATACGGCCGCAGCGCGCTGGTGCGCGCGCGCATGGACGACGGTCGCGCGGTGCCGTTCGGGGCCGATGTCGCCGACGCCGCGGGTCGCACGCTGGGCGTGGTCGGCCAGGGCGGGCGCCTGCTGGTGCGCGGCGTGGACGAGCAGGGCACCATGACGCTGAGCTGGGCGGAAGACGGCGTGACGCGCCGATGCCGCGTCAGTTACCGCATGCCGGCGCCGGTCGAGGGCGCGGCGAACGACCTTCCGACGCTCGACGTGCGCTGCACGCCCGAAGCACCTTCCGCCGTGGCCGCGCAGTGA
- a CDS encoding VOC family protein translates to MNLQRLHHVAIIASDYARSKDFYTRVLGLRIVAEAYREARDSWKLDLALPDGTQIELFSFPSPPPRPSRPEACGLRHLAFVVDDVAVHADALRAHGIDVEPLRVDEFTGRRFTFFADPDGLPIELYEAGTHGA, encoded by the coding sequence ATGAATCTCCAGCGCCTCCACCACGTCGCCATCATCGCCTCCGACTACGCGCGGTCGAAGGATTTCTACACGCGCGTGCTCGGCCTGCGCATCGTCGCCGAGGCCTACCGCGAGGCGCGCGATTCGTGGAAGCTCGACCTCGCCCTGCCGGACGGCACGCAGATCGAGCTGTTCTCGTTCCCTTCGCCGCCGCCGCGCCCGTCGCGCCCCGAAGCGTGTGGGTTGCGACACCTGGCGTTCGTCGTGGACGACGTGGCGGTCCACGCCGATGCGCTGCGCGCGCACGGCATCGACGTCGAACCGCTGCGCGTGGACGAGTTCACCGGTCGTCGTTTCACCTTCTTCGCCGATCCCGACGGGCTGCCGATCGAACTCTACGAAGCCGGGACGCACGGGGCATGA